In the genome of Treponema pedis, one region contains:
- a CDS encoding GNAT family N-acetyltransferase: MIRNIKKEDAQSIQKICDISLGYIASTELVVRQIAKLSNDINHHWIYVYEDEDSHKVVGFIEAEIYESLYSEDGLNILGLAVLPEFQGKGIGKKLMEHLELNAQKKSIKFIRLNSGETRVEAHKFYGNIGYVCDKTQKRFIKIF, translated from the coding sequence ATGATTAGAAACATAAAAAAAGAAGATGCTCAATCAATACAGAAAATATGCGATATTTCTTTAGGATACATAGCTTCTACTGAGTTAGTGGTTAGGCAAATCGCTAAACTGTCGAACGATATAAATCATCATTGGATTTATGTTTATGAGGATGAGGATTCACATAAAGTTGTTGGTTTTATAGAGGCTGAGATTTATGAGAGCCTTTACTCAGAGGATGGTTTGAACATTCTAGGATTGGCTGTTTTGCCAGAGTTTCAAGGAAAAGGTATTGGAAAGAAACTGATGGAGCATTTAGAATTGAATGCACAAAAAAAATCAATTAAATTTATTAGATTAAACTCAGGAGAAACAAGGGTAGAGGCACACAAATTCTATGGAAATATTGGATATGTATGCGATAAAACCCAAAAGAGATTTATTAAAATTTTTTGA
- a CDS encoding ClbS/DfsB family four-helix bundle protein, with the protein MSRPATKKDLLEAAELQFATLWELIDGMSEAEQTADIVPNERDKNVRDVLTHLYEWHCLLIDWVTSNTKEKAKPFLPEPYNWKTYPAMNIEFWKKHQNTPYGDSQKMLKKTHKEVMKLIEGFSNDELFSKKYFNWTGTTTLGSYCVSATSSHYDWAIKDIKKALKKYRGSRS; encoded by the coding sequence ATGTCGAGACCTGCAACAAAAAAAGATTTATTGGAAGCCGCCGAATTGCAGTTTGCAACCTTGTGGGAGCTCATTGACGGAATGAGCGAGGCCGAACAAACCGCCGATATTGTACCGAACGAACGCGATAAAAATGTGCGCGATGTGCTGACTCATCTTTATGAATGGCACTGCCTGCTCATTGATTGGGTTACATCGAATACAAAGGAAAAGGCAAAACCGTTTTTACCCGAACCGTATAATTGGAAAACCTATCCTGCAATGAATATTGAGTTTTGGAAAAAGCATCAAAACACGCCTTATGGCGATTCGCAAAAAATGCTCAAAAAAACTCATAAAGAAGTTATGAAGCTCATCGAAGGTTTTTCCAATGATGAGCTTTTTTCAAAAAAATATTTTAACTGGACGGGAACGACTACGTTGGGAAGCTACTGCGTTTCCGCAACTTCCAGCCACTACGATTGGGCAATCAAAGATATAAAAAAAGCGTTAAAAAAATACAGGGGAAGTCGCAGTTAA
- a CDS encoding AraC family transcriptional regulator has protein sequence MNSIQSFNGTMDYLERTLDTELDEKEVARLSHYSYPLFSRLFSILVGYPLNEYLRFRKLSRAAADLRNGNEKIIDIAFKYGYESPDSFAAAFKKFHGASPSEVRNGKEFKSFSPLKLSLTVNGGQTMEIKIEKKKAFTVAGVKVETDKTTDFPQVWDKLFKKVPYEERAKIGSGQSYGLCYDVKDCTVFNYMAAYDCIDGQKAAALGLSVLHIPEAEYAVVQLKGPVPDCIHQGWKYVMETFFPEQGLRHAGTPDFEVYREGDMYDKNYTMELWVPIVKA, from the coding sequence ATGAACAGTATACAATCATTTAACGGAACAATGGACTATCTCGAACGTACTCTTGATACGGAGCTTGATGAAAAAGAAGTCGCGCGCCTTTCTCATTATTCTTATCCGTTATTCAGTAGGCTCTTTTCGATACTTGTCGGTTACCCGCTCAATGAGTACCTCCGTTTCAGAAAGCTCAGCCGCGCCGCCGCCGATTTACGGAACGGCAATGAAAAAATTATAGACATTGCATTTAAATACGGCTATGAATCCCCCGATTCTTTTGCGGCGGCTTTTAAAAAATTTCACGGTGCGAGCCCGAGTGAAGTAAGAAACGGAAAAGAGTTCAAATCATTTTCTCCGCTCAAATTATCCTTAACGGTTAATGGAGGACAAACTATGGAAATTAAGATTGAAAAAAAGAAAGCGTTTACGGTTGCCGGCGTAAAAGTCGAAACGGATAAAACGACCGATTTTCCGCAAGTGTGGGACAAGCTCTTTAAAAAAGTGCCGTATGAAGAACGGGCAAAAATCGGAAGCGGTCAAAGTTACGGGCTCTGTTATGATGTAAAGGACTGCACGGTTTTTAATTACATGGCAGCGTATGATTGTATCGATGGGCAAAAGGCGGCAGCACTCGGTTTATCCGTGCTGCACATTCCGGAAGCGGAATATGCAGTTGTTCAGCTCAAAGGTCCCGTACCCGATTGTATTCATCAAGGATGGAAATATGTTATGGAAACGTTTTTCCCCGAGCAGGGTTTACGCCATGCGGGCACTCCCGATTTTGAAGTGTATCGGGAAGGCGATATGTATGATAAGAACTACACAATGGAATTATGGGTTCCGATTGTAAAAGCGTAG